The following proteins come from a genomic window of Pseudomonas putida:
- a CDS encoding response regulator: MLDRLGIRSRVLLLALLPAGLMALVLGSYFTWLQQNDLRTQLLQRGKMIAEQLAPLAAPAMARLAPAQLERIAAQTLEQADVRAVAFLAPDRKRLAHAGPSMLNLPPSGGTGTQLLQRSGNDATRYLMPVFGHHRDLATDAVPAEAERLLGWVEIELSHDGTLLRGYRNLFTSLLLILACLALSGLLALRMSRTINDPIERIKHAVNQLKDGHLEERLPTMGSHELDELAHGINRMAETLQNAHEELQHSIDQATEDVRQNLETIEIQNIELDMARKEALEASRIKSEFLANMSHEIRTPLNGILGFTHLLQKSEMTPRQLDYLNTIEKSADNLLGIINEILDFSKIEAGKLVLDSIPFNLRDLIQDTLTILAPAAHAKQLELLSLIYRDTPASLVGDPLRLKQILTNLVSNAIKFTREGTIVVRAMLEDEHEDCAQLRISVQDTGIGLSPQDVRTLFQAFSQADNSLARQPGGTGLGLVISKRLIEQMGGEIGVDSTPGEGSQFWISLNLPKAHDDVEALPPQPLLGRRAAIVDGHELARQALEHQLEDCGLSVSLFGSYDLLLQGVQAASQAGLPFEFAVLGANLGNLSPEQLGHYHQQLERYHCQCVVLCPTTEQALYHPYLPNGHGQLLSKPTCTRKLRRLLLELVQPRRPLADVNSVNGQRRPKILCVDDNAANLLLVKTLLEDLGAEVLAVNNGYAAVQAVQDELFDLVLMDVQMPGMDGRACTEQIRLWENTQSGNPLPIVALTAHAMANEKRALLHSGMDDYLTKPISERQLAQVVMKWTGLSLGTPQQAQAELLPNGDELKVLDPEEGLRLAAGKPDLAADMLSMLLASLDTDREAIRAARAADDHNGLIEQVHRLNGASRYCGVPQLRAACQRSETLLKQDSLLAQQALDELDAAIGRLAAQARLNV; the protein is encoded by the coding sequence GTGCTCGATCGTTTGGGAATCCGCAGTCGGGTCCTGCTGCTGGCACTGCTACCGGCCGGCTTGATGGCCCTGGTGCTGGGTAGCTATTTCACCTGGCTGCAACAGAACGACCTGCGCACCCAGCTGTTGCAGCGCGGCAAAATGATCGCCGAACAACTGGCGCCACTGGCCGCACCCGCCATGGCCCGGCTCGCGCCTGCGCAACTGGAGAGAATTGCCGCACAAACCCTGGAGCAGGCCGATGTGCGCGCAGTTGCGTTTCTGGCCCCCGACCGCAAGCGCTTGGCCCACGCAGGCCCGAGCATGCTCAACCTGCCGCCCAGCGGCGGTACTGGCACCCAACTCCTGCAGCGCAGCGGTAACGACGCCACCCGCTACCTGATGCCCGTGTTCGGCCACCATCGCGACCTGGCCACCGACGCCGTGCCGGCCGAAGCCGAGCGCCTGCTGGGATGGGTAGAGATCGAGCTGTCGCACGACGGCACGCTGCTGCGCGGCTACCGCAACCTGTTTACCAGCCTGTTGCTGATCCTCGCCTGCCTGGCACTCAGCGGCCTGTTGGCGCTGCGAATGAGCCGCACCATCAACGACCCCATCGAACGCATCAAGCACGCGGTCAATCAGCTCAAGGACGGCCACCTCGAAGAACGCCTGCCAACCATGGGCAGCCATGAGCTGGACGAACTGGCCCACGGCATCAACCGCATGGCCGAAACCCTGCAAAACGCCCACGAAGAACTGCAGCACAGCATCGACCAGGCCACCGAAGACGTGCGCCAGAACCTGGAAACCATCGAAATCCAGAACATCGAGCTGGACATGGCGCGCAAAGAGGCACTTGAGGCCAGCCGTATCAAGTCGGAGTTCCTGGCCAACATGAGCCACGAAATCCGCACCCCGCTCAACGGCATCCTCGGCTTTACCCACCTGCTGCAAAAAAGCGAGATGACACCGCGCCAGCTCGACTACCTGAACACCATCGAGAAATCTGCTGACAACTTGCTGGGGATCATCAACGAGATCCTCGATTTCTCCAAGATCGAGGCCGGCAAGCTGGTGCTCGACAGCATACCGTTCAACCTGCGTGACCTGATCCAGGACACCCTGACCATCCTCGCTCCGGCCGCCCACGCCAAGCAGCTGGAGTTGCTGAGCCTGATCTACCGCGACACGCCTGCTTCGCTGGTTGGCGACCCATTGCGGCTCAAGCAGATTCTCACCAACCTGGTCAGCAACGCCATCAAGTTCACCCGCGAAGGCACCATCGTCGTGCGCGCCATGCTGGAAGACGAGCACGAAGACTGCGCGCAGTTGCGCATCAGCGTGCAGGACACCGGCATCGGCCTGTCACCACAGGATGTGCGCACTCTGTTCCAGGCCTTCAGCCAGGCTGACAACTCACTGGCCCGCCAGCCCGGCGGCACCGGCCTGGGGCTGGTGATTTCCAAGCGCCTGATCGAACAGATGGGCGGCGAGATCGGCGTCGACAGTACCCCGGGTGAAGGATCGCAGTTCTGGATCAGCCTCAACCTGCCCAAGGCTCATGACGATGTCGAAGCCCTGCCACCGCAGCCGTTGCTTGGCCGCCGTGCCGCCATTGTCGATGGCCACGAACTGGCACGCCAGGCGCTGGAACACCAATTGGAAGACTGCGGCCTCAGCGTGAGCCTGTTCGGCTCCTATGACCTGTTGCTGCAAGGGGTGCAGGCCGCCAGCCAGGCTGGCCTGCCGTTCGAGTTCGCCGTGCTCGGGGCTAACCTGGGTAACCTGTCGCCCGAGCAACTGGGCCATTATCACCAGCAGCTCGAGCGTTACCACTGCCAATGCGTGGTGTTGTGCCCGACCACCGAACAGGCGCTTTACCACCCATACCTGCCCAACGGCCATGGCCAGTTGCTGTCCAAGCCGACCTGTACCCGCAAGCTGCGGCGTCTCTTGCTGGAACTGGTACAACCACGTCGCCCGCTGGCCGATGTCAACAGCGTCAATGGCCAGCGCCGACCGAAAATACTCTGCGTCGACGACAACGCCGCGAACCTGCTGCTGGTAAAAACCCTGCTCGAAGACTTGGGTGCCGAGGTACTGGCCGTCAACAATGGTTATGCGGCGGTACAGGCCGTGCAGGACGAGCTGTTCGACCTGGTGCTGATGGATGTGCAGATGCCCGGCATGGACGGCCGCGCCTGTACCGAACAGATTCGCCTATGGGAAAACACCCAAAGCGGCAACCCCCTTCCGATCGTCGCCCTCACGGCCCATGCCATGGCCAACGAGAAGCGCGCGTTATTGCACAGCGGTATGGACGACTACCTGACCAAACCGATCAGCGAACGGCAACTGGCCCAGGTGGTGATGAAGTGGACCGGCCTGAGCCTGGGCACACCCCAGCAGGCGCAGGCCGAGCTACTGCCCAACGGTGACGAACTGAAGGTACTCGACCCCGAAGAGGGCCTGCGCCTGGCCGCTGGCAAGCCAGATCTGGCGGCTGACATGCTGAGCATGCTGCTGGCCTCGCTGGATACCGACCGCGAAGCCATACGCGCCGCCCGCGCAGCCGACGACCACAATGGCCTGATCGAGCAAGTACACCGTCTGAACGGTGCCTCGCGCTATTGCGGTGTGCCGCAATTAAGGGCAGCGTGTCAGCGTAGCGAGACATTGCTGAAGCAGGACAGTCTGCTGGCGCAGCAGGCCCTGGATGAACTGGATGCAGCGATCGGTCGCCTGGCTGCGCAGGCCCGGCTGAATGTGTGA
- a CDS encoding 2-hydroxyacid dehydrogenase, with protein MRVLLFSSQHYDQESFSEAARGTTLELHFQPARLTLDTAALADGFEVVCAFINDDLGAPVLQRLAAAGTRLIALRSAGYNHVDLAAAERLGLTVVRVPAYSPHAVAEHAVALILALNRRLHRAYNRTREGDFTLHGLTGFDLHGKSVGVVGTGQIGAAFARIMAGFGCQLLAYDPYPNPELLALGARYMPLPELLREARIISLHCPLTEHTRHLINAQSLAQLQPGAMLINTGRGALVDTPALIDALKSGQLGYLGLDVYEEEAQLFFEDRSDLPLQDDVLARLLTFPNVIITAHQAFLTREALDAIAATTLHNINRWAAGNPQNLVMG; from the coding sequence ATGCGCGTCCTGTTGTTCAGCAGCCAGCACTACGACCAGGAAAGCTTCAGCGAGGCTGCGCGCGGCACCACCCTGGAGCTGCATTTCCAGCCCGCCCGCCTGACGCTCGACACCGCCGCCCTGGCAGATGGCTTTGAGGTGGTCTGCGCCTTCATCAATGACGATCTCGGCGCGCCGGTGCTGCAGCGCCTGGCCGCCGCCGGCACGCGGTTGATCGCCCTGCGTTCAGCCGGCTACAACCACGTCGACCTGGCCGCCGCCGAGCGCTTGGGCCTGACCGTGGTGCGGGTGCCGGCCTACTCGCCACACGCGGTTGCCGAGCATGCCGTGGCGCTCATCCTGGCACTCAACCGGCGTCTGCACCGGGCTTACAACCGCACTCGCGAAGGTGACTTCACCTTGCACGGGCTCACCGGCTTCGATCTGCACGGCAAATCCGTCGGGGTGGTCGGTACCGGCCAGATCGGTGCCGCCTTTGCCCGCATCATGGCCGGTTTCGGCTGCCAGTTGCTGGCGTACGACCCCTACCCCAACCCGGAGCTGCTGGCCCTTGGCGCCCGCTACATGCCCCTGCCCGAGCTGTTGCGCGAAGCCCGCATCATCAGCCTGCACTGCCCGTTGACCGAGCACACTCGCCACCTGATCAATGCGCAAAGCCTGGCCCAGTTACAGCCCGGCGCCATGCTGATCAACACCGGTCGCGGTGCGCTGGTCGACACCCCTGCGCTGATCGACGCACTGAAAAGCGGCCAGCTTGGCTACCTGGGCCTGGACGTCTACGAAGAAGAAGCCCAACTGTTCTTCGAGGACCGCTCCGACCTGCCCTTGCAAGACGATGTGCTGGCTCGGCTACTGACCTTCCCCAACGTAATCATCACCGCCCACCAGGCTTTCCTCACCCGCGAGGCGCTGGATGCCATTGCCGCGACCACACTGCACAACATCAACCGCTGGGCGGCAGGCAATCCACAGAATCTGGTGATGGGTTAG
- a CDS encoding META domain-containing protein has protein sequence MKNLLTGVLIATGLLGCATEPSKLQQERSYVLEWIGERPLIDYSHLTLTLASDGRAYGNGGCNHWFAPYTLDGEHLSFGKVGKTRKLCAPALMEQEKRFLQALETVERWDVSPVEQIRFWPAEGKPLRFWPEEG, from the coding sequence GTGAAAAATCTGCTGACCGGCGTGCTGATTGCAACCGGCCTGCTCGGCTGCGCCACAGAACCTTCCAAGCTGCAGCAGGAGCGCAGCTACGTGCTGGAGTGGATTGGCGAACGACCACTGATCGACTACAGCCACCTGACCTTGACCCTGGCCAGCGACGGCCGTGCCTATGGCAACGGCGGCTGCAACCACTGGTTTGCGCCTTACACGCTGGATGGCGAACACCTCAGCTTTGGTAAGGTCGGCAAGACCCGCAAGCTGTGCGCACCCGCGCTGATGGAACAGGAAAAGCGCTTCCTGCAGGCGCTGGAAACGGTTGAGCGTTGGGATGTGTCACCGGTGGAGCAGATACGCTTCTGGCCGGCCGAAGGCAAGCCGCTGCGCTTCTGGCCTGAGGAAGGCTGA
- a CDS encoding redoxin domain-containing protein: MARRLAAVLAITASLLLGGCGADYGVDQHGNTVKAEQIEGHWLVLNYWAEWCGPCRTEIPELNAAAKQWAADGVKVVGVNFDGLQGQDLKQAAETLGIGFTVLAQDPAERYDLPRSEALPVTYIIDDKGKVREQLMGEQTLEGLQAKIKALKGA; this comes from the coding sequence ATGGCAAGGCGTCTGGCAGCAGTACTGGCCATCACCGCGAGCCTGTTGCTCGGTGGTTGCGGTGCCGATTACGGCGTGGACCAACACGGTAATACGGTTAAGGCCGAACAGATCGAAGGGCACTGGCTGGTGCTCAACTACTGGGCTGAGTGGTGCGGGCCGTGCCGTACCGAAATCCCGGAACTGAACGCAGCGGCCAAGCAGTGGGCGGCTGATGGCGTCAAGGTGGTGGGGGTGAACTTCGATGGCCTGCAGGGGCAGGACCTGAAGCAGGCTGCCGAAACCCTGGGTATCGGTTTCACCGTGCTGGCCCAGGACCCGGCCGAGCGCTATGACCTGCCGCGCAGCGAGGCGTTGCCGGTGACCTACATCATTGACGACAAGGGCAAGGTGCGTGAGCAGTTGATGGGCGAGCAGACCCTGGAAGGGTTGCAGGCCAAGATCAAGGCCCTGAAAGGCGCCTGA
- the arsC gene encoding arsenate reductase (glutaredoxin) (This arsenate reductase requires both glutathione and glutaredoxin to convert arsenate to arsenite, after which the efflux transporter formed by ArsA and ArsB can extrude the arsenite from the cell, providing resistance.), with translation MTDLTLYHNPRCSKSRGALELLEARGLAPTIVRYLETPPDAATLKALLGKLGIAPRQLLRSGEDEYKTLNLADPALTDAQLIEAMAQHPKLIERPILVAGDKAVVGRPPEKVLEILS, from the coding sequence ATGACTGACCTCACGCTCTATCATAACCCGCGCTGCTCAAAATCCCGCGGCGCCCTTGAACTGCTCGAAGCCCGCGGCCTGGCCCCGACCATCGTGCGCTACCTGGAAACCCCGCCCGACGCTGCCACCCTCAAGGCCCTGCTCGGCAAGCTGGGCATCGCCCCGCGCCAATTGCTGCGCAGCGGCGAGGACGAATATAAAACGCTTAACCTGGCCGACCCGGCACTGACCGACGCGCAACTGATCGAGGCCATGGCCCAGCACCCCAAGCTGATCGAGCGGCCGATCCTGGTTGCCGGTGACAAGGCCGTGGTCGGTCGTCCGCCAGAGAAAGTGCTGGAGATCCTGTCGTGA
- the wrbA gene encoding NAD(P)H:quinone oxidoreductase, whose translation MSAPYILVLYYSRHGATSEMARHIARGIELAGMEARLRTVPAISTECEAVAPDIPASGALYASLDDLRHCAGLVLGSPTRFGNMAAPLKYFLDGTSSLWLGGELVGKPAGVFTSTASLHGGQETTLLSMMLPLMHHGMLVMGLPYSESALLETRGGGTPYGASHHAGADGKRELDPHEIALCRALGQRLATTAKALEATRG comes from the coding sequence GTGAGCGCGCCCTACATCCTGGTGCTGTATTACAGCCGCCATGGAGCGACCAGCGAAATGGCCCGGCACATCGCCCGCGGTATCGAGCTGGCCGGCATGGAGGCACGCCTGCGCACGGTGCCGGCTATTTCCACCGAATGCGAAGCGGTGGCCCCGGATATTCCGGCCAGTGGTGCGCTGTACGCCAGCCTTGATGACCTGCGCCACTGCGCAGGCCTGGTACTGGGCAGCCCGACCCGGTTCGGCAACATGGCAGCGCCGCTCAAGTACTTCCTGGATGGCACCAGCAGCCTTTGGCTAGGCGGTGAGCTGGTCGGCAAACCGGCTGGCGTGTTCACCTCCACCGCCAGCCTGCACGGCGGCCAGGAAACGACTTTGCTGTCGATGATGCTGCCGCTGATGCACCACGGCATGTTGGTGATGGGCTTGCCCTACAGCGAGTCGGCACTGCTCGAGACCCGTGGCGGGGGCACGCCTTATGGTGCCAGCCACCACGCAGGCGCCGATGGCAAACGCGAACTCGACCCCCACGAAATCGCCCTGTGCCGCGCCCTGGGCCAACGCCTGGCAACCACGGCCAAGGCCCTGGAGGCCACGCGTGGCTAG
- a CDS encoding DUF2069 domain-containing protein translates to MARKPKVLPPLQWLVPRLRLTRALSLACFFGLIALLVVNNLWFANLHGARVEVILAIELVPLLLLLPGMLKGSARAHAWTCFVVNIYFIKGVLAAFDPARAVFGWLEVLVSLGLFIAGLLYVRWKFQHERRMAGEGS, encoded by the coding sequence GTGGCTAGAAAGCCCAAGGTATTGCCGCCGTTGCAATGGCTGGTACCACGCCTGCGCCTGACGCGTGCATTGAGCCTGGCATGCTTCTTCGGCCTGATCGCCCTGCTGGTGGTGAACAACCTGTGGTTCGCCAACCTGCATGGGGCCCGGGTCGAGGTGATTCTGGCGATCGAACTGGTGCCGTTGCTGTTACTGCTGCCAGGCATGCTGAAAGGCAGCGCCCGGGCGCATGCCTGGACCTGCTTCGTGGTGAACATCTATTTCATCAAGGGCGTGCTGGCGGCGTTCGACCCGGCCCGGGCGGTATTCGGCTGGCTTGAAGTGCTGGTGAGCCTGGGGCTGTTCATTGCCGGGTTACTGTACGTGCGCTGGAAGTTCCAGCATGAGCGGCGCATGGCGGGCGAAGGCAGTTAG
- a CDS encoding DNA-3-methyladenine glycosylase I, protein MRDYQWLHEYCLNRFGSAQALEAFLPQPRTPAQLRDISDDRYLSTLALRVFRAGLKHSLVDAKWPAFEQVFFGFDPEKVVLMGAEHLERLMQDERIIRHLGKLKSVPRNAQMVLDIAKAHGSFGAFIADWPVTDIVGLWKYLAKHGNQLGGLSAPRFLRMVGKDTFIPTDDMAAALIAQKVIDKQPTSQRDLALVQQAFNQWHAESGRPLCQLSVMLAHTVNH, encoded by the coding sequence ATGCGCGATTACCAGTGGTTGCATGAGTACTGCCTGAACCGTTTTGGTTCGGCCCAGGCGCTGGAGGCTTTCCTGCCGCAGCCGCGCACGCCGGCGCAACTGCGCGACATCAGTGACGACCGCTACCTGTCGACGCTGGCCTTGCGGGTGTTTCGCGCCGGGCTCAAGCACAGCCTGGTGGACGCCAAGTGGCCGGCGTTCGAGCAGGTGTTCTTCGGCTTCGATCCGGAGAAAGTGGTGTTGATGGGCGCCGAGCATCTGGAACGGTTGATGCAGGATGAGCGCATTATCCGCCACCTGGGCAAGCTCAAGAGCGTGCCGCGCAATGCGCAGATGGTGCTGGATATCGCCAAGGCGCATGGCAGTTTTGGGGCATTCATCGCCGACTGGCCAGTGACCGACATTGTCGGCTTGTGGAAGTACCTGGCCAAGCACGGCAACCAGTTGGGTGGGTTGTCGGCGCCACGGTTTTTGCGCATGGTCGGCAAGGACACGTTCATCCCGACCGATGACATGGCGGCGGCGTTGATTGCGCAGAAGGTGATCGACAAGCAGCCGACCAGCCAGCGTGACCTGGCTTTGGTGCAGCAGGCGTTCAACCAGTGGCATGCAGAGAGCGGGCGGCCGCTGTGCCAGTTGTCAGTGATGCTGGCGCATACCGTCAACCATTGA
- the ttcA gene encoding tRNA 2-thiocytidine(32) synthetase TtcA, with translation MGTLSVNQNKLQKRLRRLAGEAITDYNMIEDGDKVMVCLSGGKDSYTMLDVLLHLQKVAPITFEIVAVNMDQKQPGFPEHVLPAYLKELGVEYHIVEKDTYSVVKELVPEGKTTCSLCSRLRRGTLYTFADEIGATKMALGHHRDDIVETFFLNMFFNGALKGMPPKLRADDGRNVVIRPLAYCSEKDIQAYSDMKEFPIIPCNLCGSQENLQRQVVKDMLVEWERKHPGRTESIFRALQNVAPSQLADRNLFDFTSLKIDENATPRFLDVLNI, from the coding sequence ATGGGCACCCTCTCGGTCAACCAGAACAAACTGCAAAAACGCCTGCGTCGTCTCGCCGGCGAAGCCATCACCGACTACAACATGATCGAGGATGGCGACAAGGTCATGGTCTGCCTGTCCGGCGGCAAGGACAGCTACACCATGCTCGACGTTCTGTTGCACCTGCAGAAGGTGGCACCGATCACGTTCGAGATCGTGGCGGTGAACATGGACCAGAAACAGCCGGGCTTCCCTGAGCACGTATTGCCGGCCTACCTCAAGGAACTGGGTGTCGAGTACCACATCGTCGAGAAGGATACCTACTCGGTGGTAAAGGAGCTGGTACCCGAAGGCAAGACCACCTGCTCGCTGTGTTCGCGCCTGCGCCGCGGTACCCTGTACACCTTTGCCGACGAAATTGGCGCTACCAAGATGGCGCTGGGGCATCACCGCGACGACATCGTCGAAACCTTCTTCCTCAACATGTTCTTCAACGGCGCGCTCAAGGGCATGCCGCCGAAGCTGCGCGCCGACGACGGCCGCAACGTGGTGATCCGCCCGCTGGCCTACTGCAGCGAGAAGGACATCCAGGCCTACTCGGACATGAAGGAATTCCCGATCATCCCGTGCAACCTTTGCGGCTCGCAGGAAAACCTGCAGCGCCAGGTGGTCAAGGACATGCTGGTGGAGTGGGAACGCAAGCACCCGGGCCGTACCGAGAGCATCTTCCGTGCCCTGCAGAACGTGGCACCGTCGCAGTTGGCCGACCGGAACCTGTTTGACTTCACCAGCCTGAAGATCGACGAAAACGCTACCCCGCGTTTCCTCGACGTGCTGAACATCTGA
- a CDS encoding DUF1282 domain-containing protein: MIHHVVGLFTHPDQEWREIRGEEETISHMYLTHTLILAAIPAVSAFIGTTQVGWVIGDRPAVMLTMESAIWMSIMSYLAMLAGVAVMGAFIHWMARTYDANPSMAQCIAFATYTATPLFIGGLAALYPHLWLGMLIGTAAICYTVYLLYVGLPTFMNIPSDEGFLFSSSVLAVGLVVLVAIMAATVIIWGLGVGPVYTN; encoded by the coding sequence ATGATTCATCACGTTGTGGGGCTGTTTACCCATCCCGATCAGGAATGGCGGGAGATTCGTGGCGAAGAAGAAACCATCAGCCACATGTACCTTACGCACACCCTGATCCTCGCGGCGATTCCTGCCGTTTCGGCGTTTATCGGCACTACCCAGGTTGGCTGGGTGATCGGTGACCGACCAGCAGTGATGCTGACCATGGAAAGCGCTATCTGGATGAGCATCATGTCATACCTGGCCATGCTGGCCGGGGTGGCAGTAATGGGCGCGTTCATCCACTGGATGGCCCGAACCTACGATGCCAACCCGTCCATGGCGCAATGCATCGCCTTTGCCACCTACACCGCCACACCCTTGTTCATCGGCGGCCTGGCGGCGCTTTACCCGCATCTCTGGCTGGGCATGCTGATCGGCACTGCCGCTATCTGCTACACGGTATACCTGCTGTATGTCGGCTTGCCAACGTTCATGAACATACCGTCAGATGAAGGCTTCCTGTTCTCCAGCTCGGTGCTGGCAGTAGGCTTGGTGGTACTGGTGGCTATCATGGCCGCTACCGTCATTATCTGGGGACTGGGCGTGGGGCCCGTCTACACCAACTAA
- a CDS encoding SprT family zinc-dependent metalloprotease → MPEQLKQRVETCYQQAEAFFKRRFPRPEVSFKLRGQKAGVAHLHENLLRFNLQLYRENQEDFLRQTVAHEVAHLVAHQLFGDRIQAHGEEWQLIMRGVYELPPNRCHNYAVQRRAVTRYIYRCPCPKSDFPFTAQRHRLVRQGRRYLCKRCREILVYSGETRVQ, encoded by the coding sequence ATGCCCGAGCAGCTCAAACAACGCGTCGAAACCTGCTACCAGCAAGCCGAAGCCTTTTTCAAACGCCGCTTCCCGCGCCCGGAAGTCAGCTTCAAACTGCGCGGGCAAAAAGCCGGTGTCGCCCACCTGCACGAGAATCTGCTGCGCTTCAACCTGCAGCTCTACCGCGAAAACCAGGAAGACTTCCTGCGCCAGACCGTGGCCCATGAAGTGGCACACCTGGTTGCCCACCAACTGTTTGGCGACCGCATCCAGGCCCACGGTGAAGAGTGGCAATTGATCATGCGCGGGGTTTATGAGCTGCCGCCCAATCGTTGCCACAACTATGCCGTGCAACGGCGCGCAGTGACCCGCTATATCTACCGCTGCCCATGCCCGAAAAGCGATTTCCCGTTTACCGCGCAGCGGCACAGGCTGGTGCGCCAGGGGCGGCGATACCTGTGCAAGCGGTGTCGGGAAATCCTGGTGTACAGCGGTGAGACGCGGGTCCAATAG
- a CDS encoding ferredoxin--NADP reductase yields MSNMNHERVLSVHHWNDTLFSFKCTRDPGLRFENGQFVMIGLQQDNGRPLMRAYSIASPNWEEHLEFFSIKVPDGPLTSQLQHLKEGDEIIISKKPTGTLVLDDLNPGKHLYLLSTGTGLAPFMSVIQDPETYERFEKVILVHGVRYVNEVAYREFITEHLPQNEFFGESVRDKLIYYPTVTREPFENQGRLTDLMRSGKLFSDIGLPPINPQDDRAMICGSPSMLDETSEVLDSFGLKISPRMREPGDYLIERAFVEK; encoded by the coding sequence ATGAGCAACATGAACCACGAACGTGTCCTCAGTGTGCACCACTGGAACGACACCCTGTTCAGCTTCAAGTGCACCCGCGACCCGGGCCTGCGCTTCGAGAACGGTCAGTTCGTGATGATCGGCCTGCAGCAGGACAACGGCCGTCCGCTCATGCGTGCCTACTCCATCGCTTCGCCGAACTGGGAAGAGCACCTTGAATTCTTCAGCATCAAGGTGCCGGACGGCCCGCTGACCTCGCAGCTGCAACACCTGAAGGAAGGCGATGAGATCATCATCAGCAAGAAGCCTACCGGCACCCTGGTGCTCGACGACCTGAATCCTGGCAAGCACCTGTACCTGCTGAGCACCGGCACTGGCCTGGCGCCGTTCATGAGCGTCATCCAGGACCCGGAAACCTACGAGCGCTTTGAAAAAGTGATCCTGGTGCACGGCGTGCGCTACGTGAACGAAGTGGCCTACCGCGAGTTCATCACCGAGCACCTGCCGCAGAACGAGTTCTTCGGTGAGTCGGTTCGCGACAAGCTGATCTACTACCCGACCGTGACCCGTGAGCCGTTCGAGAACCAGGGCCGTCTGACCGACCTGATGCGCAGCGGCAAGCTGTTCAGCGACATTGGCCTGCCGCCGATCAACCCGCAAGACGACCGCGCGATGATCTGTGGCAGCCCGAGCATGCTCGACGAGACCAGCGAAGTACTGGACAGCTTCGGCCTGAAGATCTCCCCGCGCATGCGCGAGCCGGGTGACTACCTGATCGAGCGTGCCTTCGTCGAGAAGTAA
- a CDS encoding LysR family transcriptional regulator, with amino-acid sequence MRFTLRQMQVFVAVAQHQSVSRAASLLALSQSAASTSITELERQSSCQLFDRAGKRLALNALGHQLLPQAVALLDQAKEIEDLLNGKSGFGSLAVGATLTIGNYLATLLIGNYMQTHPESQVKLHVQNTAHIVQQVAHYEIDLGLIEGDCNHPDLEVQPWVEDELVVFCAPQHPLAKLGRADIESLSQEAWILREQGSGTRLTFDQAMRHHRANLNIRLELEHTEAIKRAVESGLGIGCISRLALRDAFRRGSLVPVETPELDLLRQFYFIWHKQKYQTSAMREFLELCRNFTAGFTRSDEIVLPPIA; translated from the coding sequence ATGCGATTCACACTCCGTCAAATGCAAGTCTTCGTCGCCGTCGCCCAGCACCAAAGCGTCTCTCGGGCCGCCAGCCTGCTGGCGCTGTCGCAGTCGGCTGCCAGCACCTCTATCACCGAACTTGAGCGCCAATCGAGCTGCCAGCTGTTCGACCGTGCCGGCAAACGCCTGGCCCTCAATGCCCTTGGCCATCAGCTGCTGCCACAAGCAGTAGCCCTGCTTGACCAGGCCAAGGAAATCGAAGACTTGCTCAACGGCAAATCCGGTTTCGGCTCGCTGGCGGTCGGCGCCACGCTGACCATCGGCAACTACCTGGCCACCCTGCTGATCGGCAACTACATGCAGACGCACCCGGAAAGCCAGGTAAAACTGCATGTTCAAAATACTGCGCATATCGTGCAACAGGTCGCGCACTACGAAATTGATCTGGGTCTAATCGAAGGCGACTGCAATCACCCCGACCTGGAGGTTCAGCCGTGGGTCGAGGACGAACTGGTGGTGTTCTGTGCACCACAGCACCCACTGGCGAAACTGGGCCGCGCCGATATCGAAAGCCTTTCGCAAGAGGCGTGGATCCTGCGCGAACAAGGCTCAGGCACGCGCCTGACCTTCGACCAGGCCATGCGCCATCACCGCGCCAACCTTAATATTCGCCTGGAGCTGGAACACACCGAAGCGATCAAGCGCGCGGTGGAGTCGGGCCTGGGCATCGGTTGCATTTCACGCCTGGCCCTGCGTGACGCCTTCCGCCGTGGCAGTCTGGTTCCTGTGGAAACCCCGGAACTGGACCTGCTGCGCCAGTTCTACTTCATCTGGCACAAACAGAAGTACCAGACCTCGGCCATGCGTGAGTTTCTCGAGCTATGCCGCAACTTCACTGCGGGCTTTACCCGCAGCGACGAAATCGTGCTGCCACCGATCGCTTAA